In Alistipes ihumii AP11, a genomic segment contains:
- a CDS encoding LTA synthase family protein → MNRIRETRPAPRYGLLWAFVRRMLLLYAAWAVCRVIFYLMNASIIGPVGLNELPHLLWGSLAFDTASILYVNAPFILLSLLPFRFRERKGYQRMLLWLYSTVNGIALAINLSDGIYFHYARKRFTADELSYLGNNDNTGTVVLKAMAENWYVVLLATALIFGLVRCYRRIRFAPARREGRRYFLVNLGVLAAGVALTLGGIRGGFSRQTRPITLSNATLYTSSDRKANLILSNPFCLLRTLGNRSLSYTRFFDSETLDSLYSPYHDPKPDTTALGPRNIVIFVLESFSSEHSALLNPDLYPDGRGFTPFLDSLMREGYCFPNAFANGHKSIEALPSVLSSIPSYRTPFVLMPQALAETKALPALLADEGYSTSFFNGSGRGSMGFGAYATLAGVQRYYSREDYEKVCGTGDFDGYWGIWDEPFLQYMSRTLSETPEPFFASAFTLTSHHPFVVPERYADTLPKGKTKVHQGVAYTDMALKKFMETSSKKPWFRRTIFVFVADHVSSETFAPKTLTPTGNTRIVCLIYTPDGSVRGRHEGVVQQIDLMPTLLGLLGYDKPYFAFGRDVLHETGRMAMATNSAGDIYQGITDSLVLFFDGERTTSAYLRNDTLQRQDVSDRRTPLLEEAERQLKARLQQYYEHVERRDYLAPEQKTPPTGRAER, encoded by the coding sequence ATGAACCGAATTCGCGAAACGCGCCCGGCCCCGCGATACGGCCTGCTGTGGGCTTTCGTCCGGCGCATGCTGCTGCTCTATGCGGCATGGGCCGTGTGCCGCGTGATTTTCTATCTGATGAACGCCTCCATAATCGGACCGGTCGGCCTGAACGAGCTGCCGCACCTGCTGTGGGGAAGCCTCGCGTTCGACACCGCGTCGATCCTGTACGTCAACGCGCCGTTCATCCTGCTGTCGCTGCTGCCGTTCCGATTCCGCGAACGGAAGGGCTACCAGCGCATGCTGCTGTGGCTCTACTCGACGGTCAACGGTATCGCGCTTGCGATCAACCTCTCGGACGGCATCTATTTCCACTATGCCCGAAAGCGTTTCACCGCCGACGAGCTGTCGTACCTGGGCAACAACGACAACACGGGCACGGTCGTGCTGAAAGCCATGGCCGAGAACTGGTACGTCGTGCTGCTGGCCACCGCGCTGATCTTCGGTCTGGTCCGGTGCTACCGGCGGATTCGCTTCGCTCCGGCGCGACGGGAAGGCAGGCGGTATTTTCTGGTCAATCTGGGCGTACTGGCCGCCGGAGTCGCGCTGACGCTCGGAGGCATCCGGGGCGGATTCAGCCGCCAGACCCGCCCGATCACGCTGAGCAACGCGACGCTCTACACCTCGTCGGACCGCAAGGCGAACCTGATTCTGAGCAACCCGTTCTGCCTGCTGCGCACGCTCGGAAACCGCTCGCTGAGCTATACCCGTTTCTTCGATTCCGAAACGCTCGACTCGCTCTACTCTCCCTATCACGATCCGAAGCCCGATACGACCGCGCTCGGGCCGCGCAACATCGTGATTTTCGTGCTCGAGAGCTTCAGCAGCGAGCATTCGGCCCTGCTGAATCCGGATCTCTATCCCGACGGACGGGGCTTCACGCCTTTCCTCGACTCGCTGATGCGCGAAGGGTACTGTTTTCCGAACGCTTTCGCGAACGGGCACAAGTCGATCGAGGCGCTGCCTTCGGTTCTGTCGTCCATCCCTTCCTACCGCACGCCGTTCGTACTGATGCCACAGGCGCTGGCCGAAACCAAAGCGCTGCCCGCCTTGCTCGCCGACGAGGGATACTCGACCTCGTTCTTCAACGGATCGGGCCGGGGATCGATGGGATTCGGAGCCTATGCCACGCTGGCGGGCGTCCAACGCTATTACAGCAGGGAAGACTACGAAAAGGTTTGCGGCACGGGCGATTTCGACGGATACTGGGGCATCTGGGACGAACCGTTTCTACAATATATGAGCCGTACGCTGTCCGAAACGCCCGAACCTTTCTTCGCGTCGGCCTTCACGCTCACTTCGCACCACCCGTTCGTCGTGCCCGAGCGTTACGCCGACACTCTGCCGAAAGGAAAAACGAAAGTGCATCAGGGCGTCGCCTATACCGACATGGCGCTGAAGAAATTTATGGAAACGTCGTCGAAGAAGCCTTGGTTCCGCCGCACGATTTTCGTCTTCGTAGCCGATCACGTCTCGTCCGAGACGTTCGCTCCGAAAACGCTGACCCCTACGGGGAATACCCGGATCGTCTGCCTGATCTACACGCCCGACGGATCGGTGCGCGGCCGTCACGAGGGCGTGGTACAGCAGATCGATCTGATGCCGACGCTGCTCGGCCTGCTCGGCTACGACAAGCCCTACTTCGCGTTCGGACGGGACGTGTTGCACGAAACCGGACGGATGGCCATGGCGACCAACTCGGCGGGGGATATCTATCAGGGAATCACCGATTCGCTCGTGCTGTTCTTCGACGGGGAGCGCACGACCTCGGCTTATCTGCGCAACGACACGCTGCAGCGGCAAGACGTTTCCGACCGCCGCACGCCGCTGCTCGAAGAGGCCGAGCGACAGCTCAAAGCGCGCCTGCAACAGTATTACGAACACGTCGAGCGCCGGGACTATCTGGCCCCCGAGCAGAAAACTCCCCCGACCGGCCGCGCCGAGCGGTAG
- the topA gene encoding type I DNA topoisomerase → MQDNLVIVESPAKAKTIEKFLGKGYVVKSSFGHIRDLAKKGLGIDIANDFAPHYEISADKKKTVAELEKLAKEAKTVWLASDEDREGEAIAWHLYQVLGLKDDNTKRIVFHEITKNAILHAIGNPRGIDLNLVNAQQARRILDRLVGFELSPVLWKKIKPSLSAGRVQSVAVRLIVEREREIMAFESKAYYRVVADFFVTDADGKQAVFKAELSRRLDTEQQALDLLEKCKATTFTVLGVERKPSKKSPAAPFTTSTLQQEAGRKLGMSVSQTMSVAQRLYEAGYITYMRTDSVNLSSQAIAAAKAEIVQLFGERYSEARNYKTKSKGAQEAHEAIRPAYMDRTGIEGSPAEKRLYDLIWKRTIASQMASAQTERTVVDIAVDGTEERFVATGEVVLFDGFLRLYSESTEDEPADGEEALLPPLKKGDRPQARSITASQRFTQSPPRYSEASLVKRLEELGIGRPSTYAPTISTIIARGYVVKENREGVKREYVQLRLEKGSIARKTLSENVGREKNKLSPTDIGMIVTDYLDTQFGDIMDYNFTALVEKEFDEIAEGEKSWVDMIRAFYGRFHTTVDRALEQEPVRSGQAHLLGTDPASGKPVYVKIGRFGPVAQIGGDDGEKPRYASLKKGQLIANITLEEALDLFTLPRTVGEFEGKEVVIGIGRFGPYVRHDGKFVSLAKTDDPYTVGLDRAVELISQKREKDAKAKVPIRSFPEEPGLAVLNGRYGPYIAFDGKNYRIPKGYVPEELTLEQCREIMAKSKKK, encoded by the coding sequence ATGCAAGACAATCTGGTGATCGTAGAGTCTCCCGCCAAGGCCAAGACGATCGAAAAGTTTTTGGGCAAGGGATATGTCGTCAAGTCGAGTTTCGGTCATATCCGGGATTTGGCGAAAAAGGGACTGGGCATCGATATCGCCAACGACTTCGCTCCTCATTACGAAATTTCCGCCGACAAGAAAAAGACGGTGGCCGAGCTCGAAAAGCTCGCGAAAGAGGCCAAGACGGTTTGGCTCGCTTCCGATGAAGACCGCGAAGGGGAGGCCATCGCGTGGCACCTGTATCAGGTGCTCGGACTCAAAGACGACAATACGAAGCGGATCGTTTTTCACGAAATTACGAAGAACGCGATTCTGCATGCGATCGGAAATCCGCGCGGGATCGACCTGAATCTGGTCAACGCCCAGCAGGCGCGCCGTATTCTCGACCGGCTGGTCGGCTTCGAGCTGTCGCCCGTGCTGTGGAAGAAGATCAAGCCGTCGCTGTCGGCCGGCCGCGTGCAGAGCGTGGCCGTCCGGCTGATCGTCGAGCGGGAGCGGGAGATCATGGCTTTCGAGTCGAAGGCCTATTATCGGGTCGTGGCCGACTTTTTCGTCACGGACGCCGACGGCAAACAGGCCGTTTTCAAGGCCGAGCTCAGCAGGCGTCTCGATACGGAGCAGCAGGCGCTCGATCTGCTCGAGAAATGCAAGGCGACGACTTTCACCGTGCTCGGGGTCGAGCGCAAGCCCTCGAAAAAGTCGCCTGCCGCACCTTTCACGACTTCGACGTTGCAGCAGGAGGCGGGCCGCAAACTGGGTATGTCGGTGAGTCAGACGATGTCGGTCGCCCAGCGGTTATACGAAGCCGGATATATTACCTACATGCGTACCGATTCGGTGAACCTCTCTTCGCAGGCGATCGCCGCGGCGAAAGCCGAGATCGTGCAACTGTTCGGGGAACGGTATTCCGAGGCGCGCAACTATAAGACCAAGTCGAAAGGGGCTCAGGAGGCCCACGAGGCGATCCGTCCGGCCTACATGGACCGGACCGGCATCGAAGGTTCGCCGGCCGAGAAACGGCTGTACGACCTGATCTGGAAACGGACGATCGCCTCGCAGATGGCTTCGGCCCAAACCGAGCGGACCGTAGTCGACATCGCGGTCGACGGAACCGAGGAGCGATTCGTCGCGACCGGCGAGGTGGTCCTGTTCGACGGTTTCCTGCGACTCTATTCCGAATCGACCGAAGACGAACCCGCCGACGGCGAGGAGGCTCTGTTGCCGCCTCTGAAGAAAGGCGACAGACCGCAGGCCCGGAGCATTACGGCTTCGCAACGTTTCACGCAGAGTCCTCCCCGCTACAGCGAGGCATCGCTCGTCAAGAGGCTCGAGGAGCTCGGCATCGGCCGGCCGTCGACCTATGCCCCGACGATTTCGACGATCATCGCCCGGGGATACGTGGTCAAGGAGAACAGGGAGGGCGTCAAGCGGGAGTACGTGCAACTGAGACTGGAGAAGGGCTCCATCGCGCGCAAAACGCTTTCCGAGAACGTCGGCCGGGAAAAGAACAAGCTGTCGCCCACCGATATAGGAATGATCGTGACCGACTATTTGGACACGCAGTTCGGCGATATCATGGACTATAATTTCACGGCGCTCGTCGAGAAGGAGTTCGACGAGATCGCCGAAGGCGAGAAAAGCTGGGTGGACATGATCCGTGCTTTTTACGGCCGCTTCCATACGACGGTGGACCGAGCGTTGGAGCAGGAGCCCGTGCGGAGCGGTCAGGCCCATCTGCTCGGAACCGATCCGGCGAGCGGAAAGCCGGTTTACGTGAAAATCGGCCGTTTCGGCCCGGTGGCGCAGATCGGCGGAGACGACGGGGAAAAGCCCCGCTATGCCAGTCTGAAGAAGGGACAACTGATCGCGAACATCACGTTGGAGGAGGCGCTCGATCTGTTTACGCTGCCGCGCACGGTCGGAGAGTTCGAGGGCAAGGAGGTCGTGATCGGGATCGGTCGTTTCGGTCCCTATGTCCGTCATGACGGCAAGTTCGTGTCGCTGGCCAAGACGGACGACCCCTATACGGTCGGGCTGGACCGGGCCGTGGAGCTGATCTCTCAGAAGAGGGAAAAAGACGCCAAGGCCAAGGTGCCGATCCGCAGTTTCCCCGAGGAGCCGGGACTGGCGGTGCTGAACGGCCGATACGGTCCCTATATCGCTTTCGACGGGAAGAACTACCGCATTCCCAAAGGGTATGTGCCCGAGGAGCTGACGCTCGAACAGTGCCGCGAGATCATGGCGAAGTCCAAGAAGAAGTAA
- a CDS encoding deoxycytidylate deaminase produces the protein MGYQEEKQRQLDIRYLKMATVWAENSYCVRRQVGALIVKNKMIISDGYNGTPSGFENVCEDEAGRTKPYVLHAEANAITKVAKSSNSSEGATLYVTSSPCIECAKLIIQSGIRRVVFCDDYHSSDGIELLRRVGIEVEKVTLPPAR, from the coding sequence ATGGGATACCAAGAAGAAAAACAGCGGCAACTGGATATCCGCTACCTGAAGATGGCGACCGTCTGGGCCGAGAACTCGTATTGCGTGCGACGGCAGGTCGGCGCGCTGATCGTCAAGAACAAGATGATTATCTCCGACGGCTACAACGGCACGCCGTCGGGCTTCGAGAACGTCTGCGAGGACGAAGCCGGCCGCACCAAGCCCTACGTGCTGCACGCCGAGGCCAACGCGATCACGAAAGTCGCCAAGTCGAGCAACAGCAGCGAGGGAGCGACGCTCTACGTCACCTCATCGCCCTGCATCGAGTGCGCGAAACTGATCATTCAGAGCGGCATCCGCCGCGTCGTGTTCTGCGACGACTATCACAGCAGCGACGGCATCGAGCTGCTGCGCCGCGTCGGCATCGAGGTGGAGAAAGTAACCCTTCCCCCGGCCCGCTGA
- a CDS encoding type I phosphomannose isomerase catalytic subunit, producing the protein MLYPLKFKPILKEKIWGGRRLGEKLGKRLPAGRAVGESWELSGLDGNRSVVRNGPLKGNDLEELIEVYMGELVGDRVYERFGLQFPLLIKYLDVQQPLSVQVHPNDDLAAERHGSYGKTEMWYVVDCGPDAALRVGFDGPVTREQYAEHVERGTLPELLAKARVHPGDTFFVPAGTVHTIEGSVLIAEIQQASDITYRIYDWDRVGPDGRKRELQTDLAANAIDFASGTSFDVTAAPERNRFVTLKKCPYFTTNLLLLDGRIERNHVGRDSFAVYMMLDGRMTLSWDKGTETVDRGETVLLPACIEEIGLEGRGKLLEIYID; encoded by the coding sequence ATGCTTTATCCGCTGAAATTCAAACCGATTCTCAAGGAAAAGATATGGGGAGGCCGCCGGCTCGGCGAGAAGCTGGGCAAAAGGCTTCCCGCAGGACGCGCCGTCGGCGAAAGCTGGGAGCTCTCCGGCCTCGACGGCAACCGGTCGGTCGTCCGCAACGGTCCGCTGAAGGGCAACGATCTGGAGGAACTGATCGAGGTCTACATGGGCGAGCTGGTCGGCGACCGCGTATACGAACGTTTCGGCCTTCAGTTTCCGTTGCTCATCAAGTACCTCGACGTACAGCAGCCCCTGTCGGTCCAAGTGCATCCGAACGACGATCTGGCCGCCGAGCGGCACGGCTCCTACGGCAAAACCGAAATGTGGTACGTGGTCGACTGCGGCCCCGACGCCGCGCTCCGCGTCGGATTCGACGGGCCCGTCACCCGGGAACAGTACGCCGAACACGTCGAGCGGGGCACGCTTCCCGAACTTCTGGCAAAAGCCCGCGTACATCCGGGGGATACGTTCTTCGTCCCGGCCGGCACGGTCCACACGATCGAAGGCAGCGTGCTGATCGCCGAAATTCAGCAGGCCTCCGACATCACCTATCGGATATACGACTGGGACCGGGTCGGGCCGGACGGGCGAAAGCGGGAACTGCAGACCGATCTGGCCGCCAACGCGATCGACTTCGCTTCCGGGACGTCGTTCGATGTCACGGCCGCGCCGGAGCGAAACCGGTTCGTCACGCTGAAAAAATGCCCTTATTTCACAACGAACCTGCTGCTGCTCGACGGACGGATCGAGCGCAACCACGTCGGGCGCGACTCGTTCGCCGTTTACATGATGCTCGACGGGCGGATGACCCTCTCGTGGGACAAGGGGACCGAAACGGTCGACCGGGGCGAAACCGTACTGCTACCCGCCTGCATCGAGGAGATCGGGCTGGAAGGCCGGGGAAAGCTGCTCGAAATCTACATAGACTGA
- the ispF gene encoding 2-C-methyl-D-erythritol 2,4-cyclodiphosphate synthase yields the protein MNDFRIGHGYDVHALADGLPLRLGGVLIEHPRGCVAHSDGDALIHALCDALLGAAAMGDIGLHFPDTSERFKGIDSRILLRHTVEMLRDKGYRIGNVDCTLCLQRPKIKPYIAAMRETLAETMGIDPERVSVKATTTERLGFVGREEGVEAHAVALVYRETP from the coding sequence ATGAACGACTTCAGAATCGGGCACGGCTACGATGTGCACGCGCTCGCCGACGGCCTCCCCCTCCGACTGGGAGGCGTCCTGATCGAACATCCGCGCGGCTGCGTCGCGCATTCCGACGGCGACGCGCTGATCCACGCGCTGTGCGACGCGCTGCTCGGAGCGGCGGCCATGGGCGACATCGGGCTTCATTTTCCGGACACTTCCGAACGGTTCAAGGGTATCGACAGCCGGATCCTGCTGCGGCATACCGTCGAAATGCTCCGCGACAAAGGCTACCGCATAGGCAACGTCGATTGCACGCTTTGCCTGCAACGCCCGAAGATAAAGCCTTATATCGCCGCCATGCGAGAAACGCTGGCCGAGACGATGGGAATCGATCCTGAGCGTGTTTCGGTCAAGGCCACGACGACCGAACGGCTCGGATTCGTCGGCCGGGAAGAGGGAGTCGAGGCTCATGCCGTCGCGCTGGTTTACAGGGAAACCCCATAG
- the epsC gene encoding serine O-acetyltransferase EpsC has protein sequence MTDTIKNFPNRLHRMTQVFYREVPSQVAARRFVDSLANLLFPVRDRRGMSLKEMDLRWENLQQDFLHIITPLCSGMDCCCERLTARFFAEIPLIYAGLMKDANLYKSCDPAAYCTEEVILCYPGFYAVMIYRLSHVMHRLNIPVLPRVVSEYAHSQTGIDIHPGATIGPRFYIDHGTGIVIGETTVIGRNVKLYQGVTLGARFVEKELTGVKRHPTIEDNVIIYAGSTILGGDTVVGHDTVIGGNVWLTESVPPHSTVYHKPEIIIKGK, from the coding sequence ATGACCGACACGATCAAGAATTTCCCGAACCGCCTGCACCGAATGACGCAGGTATTTTACCGCGAAGTGCCTTCGCAGGTCGCCGCGCGCCGATTCGTCGACTCGCTCGCGAACCTGCTTTTCCCGGTCCGCGACCGGCGGGGCATGTCGCTCAAGGAGATGGACCTGCGCTGGGAGAACCTGCAGCAGGATTTCCTGCATATCATCACGCCGCTCTGCTCCGGCATGGACTGCTGCTGCGAACGGCTGACGGCCCGGTTCTTCGCCGAGATTCCGCTGATCTACGCGGGGCTGATGAAAGACGCGAACCTTTACAAGAGCTGCGACCCGGCCGCCTATTGCACCGAGGAAGTGATCCTGTGCTATCCGGGCTTCTACGCCGTTATGATATACCGGCTCTCGCACGTGATGCACCGGCTGAACATTCCGGTGCTGCCGCGCGTCGTATCGGAATACGCCCACAGCCAGACCGGCATCGACATTCACCCGGGCGCCACGATCGGTCCGCGATTCTACATCGACCACGGAACGGGCATCGTCATCGGCGAGACGACCGTCATCGGCCGGAACGTGAAGCTTTATCAGGGCGTCACGCTCGGCGCGCGGTTCGTCGAGAAGGAACTCACGGGCGTCAAGCGGCATCCGACCATCGAGGACAACGTCATCATTTACGCCGGCAGCACGATTCTCGGCGGAGACACGGTCGTCGGCCACGACACGGTGATCGGCGGAAACGTCTGGCTGACCGAATCGGTACCGCCCCATTCGACCGTCTACCACAAGCCCGAAATCATCATCAAAGGAAAGTGA
- a CDS encoding DUF4435 domain-containing protein: MSKRKKNRYAIQPAESSPKSLPMPSRYSTGEYRLVQVFVEGYDDVAFWRGIFDDYETEWLKFEISVPPRQDLAKGKKVLLGMIGECCDDRILCVDSDFDYLFEDFNEQSRQVNRTPYLFHTYAYATENYLCWPASLHKVCVKATKNDTMIFDFERFMGRYSRAIYPLFLWYAYSARRKSEKAFTLVDFRSSVRLNYLDIREDGQQTLEWLERQVSKRVRMLETHNPQWAAEVEAFGQHIRNRGVEPNNVHLFMQGHTLMDNVVLILLHTVCDKLRDMNIDRIAAGTKQGISLKNELSNYNNSLRNVREVLLDNEQYKDCFLYRKLRQDIERYVSKLTQGSRRRYPDFSRNTQTP, translated from the coding sequence ATGAGCAAGCGCAAGAAAAACCGGTACGCGATCCAGCCGGCGGAATCGTCGCCGAAATCCCTGCCGATGCCCTCGCGGTATTCGACAGGAGAGTACCGACTCGTGCAAGTATTCGTAGAAGGCTACGACGACGTGGCGTTCTGGCGCGGCATTTTCGACGACTACGAGACCGAGTGGCTGAAATTCGAGATCAGCGTTCCGCCGAGGCAAGACCTGGCCAAGGGCAAGAAAGTGCTGTTAGGCATGATCGGCGAGTGCTGCGACGACCGCATTCTTTGCGTGGACAGCGACTTCGACTACCTGTTCGAGGACTTCAACGAGCAGTCGCGCCAAGTCAACCGGACGCCTTACCTGTTCCACACCTATGCCTATGCGACGGAAAACTATCTCTGCTGGCCCGCTTCGCTGCACAAGGTCTGCGTCAAGGCGACCAAGAACGATACGATGATCTTCGATTTCGAGCGCTTCATGGGTCGCTACTCCCGAGCGATCTATCCGCTGTTCCTGTGGTATGCCTACTCCGCCCGCCGCAAAAGCGAGAAAGCGTTCACGCTGGTCGATTTCCGCAGCAGCGTCCGGCTCAACTACCTCGACATCCGCGAAGACGGGCAGCAGACTCTCGAATGGCTCGAGCGGCAGGTCTCCAAGCGCGTCCGGATGCTCGAGACGCACAACCCGCAATGGGCCGCCGAGGTGGAAGCGTTCGGACAGCACATCCGCAACCGAGGAGTCGAGCCGAACAACGTGCATCTGTTCATGCAAGGGCACACGCTGATGGATAATGTCGTACTGATCCTGCTGCACACCGTCTGCGACAAGCTCCGCGACATGAACATCGACCGCATTGCAGCCGGAACGAAACAGGGCATCTCGCTGAAAAACGAACTGAGCAACTACAACAACTCGCTGCGCAACGTGCGCGAAGTGCTGCTCGACAACGAACAGTACAAAGACTGTTTCCTGTACCGGAAACTCCGGCAGGATATCGAACGGTACGTCAGCAAGCTGACGCAGGGAAGCCGCAGGCGATATCCCGACTTTTCCCGAAACACGCAAACGCCATGA
- a CDS encoding aminoacyl-histidine dipeptidase, which produces MSDIVNLKPEAVWRFFDEITRIPRPSKKEEKIVAYLIDFAKSRSLEYRKDSTGNVVIRKGASPGMENRPVVVLQSHVDMVCEKRGDVNFHFDTDPIRTRVEDGWVRAEGTTLGADCGIGMAAELAVLDADDLAHGPVECLFTVDEETGLTGAFGLGEGMLSGKYLINLDSEDEGQLFIGCAGGIDTVATMRYRQEEAPKNYDFFRIDIGGLLGGHSGDDIDKGRANSNKLLARFLWLAARQTEMRLVYLDGGNLRNAIPREAFAVFGVPSRDAKRLRELFEEYVRGVGQEFAPVEKSMEITLSEMPEPDTVIDADAQRYLLYALCGLPNGVLAMSPTMPGMVETSTNLASVKFVGDRLIEITTSQRSSIESARDAAAASVESVLLLGGGDVTHSDGYPGWAPDPESHLLAVTIEAYEKLFGNKPLVRSIHAGLECGLFLRKYPWLEMVSFGPTLRGVHSPDERLEIASVDKFWKLLTETLKMLE; this is translated from the coding sequence ATGTCGGATATAGTCAATCTGAAGCCTGAGGCCGTGTGGCGCTTCTTCGACGAGATTACGCGGATTCCCCGTCCGTCGAAAAAAGAGGAGAAGATCGTGGCCTATCTGATCGATTTTGCCAAAAGCCGCTCGCTGGAGTACCGCAAGGATTCGACGGGGAACGTCGTGATCCGCAAGGGAGCGTCGCCGGGTATGGAAAACCGCCCTGTGGTCGTTCTGCAGAGCCATGTGGATATGGTTTGCGAGAAGAGGGGCGACGTGAATTTCCATTTCGATACGGACCCGATACGGACCCGCGTCGAAGACGGTTGGGTGCGTGCCGAGGGTACGACGCTGGGTGCCGACTGCGGAATCGGCATGGCGGCCGAGCTGGCCGTGCTGGATGCCGACGATCTGGCACACGGTCCGGTCGAGTGTCTTTTCACCGTCGACGAGGAGACCGGTCTGACCGGCGCTTTCGGCCTTGGCGAGGGCATGCTGAGCGGGAAATATCTGATCAATCTCGACTCGGAGGACGAGGGCCAGCTTTTCATCGGCTGCGCCGGAGGAATCGACACGGTAGCGACGATGCGCTATCGTCAGGAGGAGGCGCCGAAGAACTACGATTTTTTCCGCATCGACATCGGCGGCCTTTTGGGCGGTCACTCGGGCGACGACATCGACAAGGGACGGGCCAACTCGAACAAACTGCTCGCCCGTTTCCTGTGGCTGGCGGCGCGGCAGACGGAAATGAGGCTGGTATACCTCGACGGCGGAAATCTCCGCAACGCGATTCCCCGCGAGGCTTTCGCCGTATTCGGCGTACCGTCGCGCGACGCCAAGCGCCTTCGGGAGCTTTTCGAGGAATACGTCCGAGGCGTCGGACAGGAGTTCGCTCCGGTCGAGAAGTCGATGGAAATCACGCTGTCCGAGATGCCGGAGCCCGATACGGTGATCGATGCCGATGCCCAGCGGTATTTGCTGTATGCCCTGTGCGGGCTGCCGAACGGGGTACTGGCGATGAGCCCGACGATGCCGGGCATGGTCGAGACCTCGACCAATCTGGCGTCGGTCAAGTTCGTCGGCGACCGTCTGATCGAGATAACGACCTCGCAGCGCTCGTCGATCGAAAGCGCGCGCGACGCAGCGGCCGCGTCGGTCGAGTCGGTCCTGCTGCTCGGAGGCGGAGACGTGACGCATTCGGACGGTTATCCGGGCTGGGCGCCCGACCCCGAGTCGCATTTGCTTGCGGTGACGATCGAGGCCTATGAGAAGCTGTTCGGCAACAAGCCGCTCGTGCGGTCGATCCATGCCGGGCTCGAGTGCGGGCTTTTCCTGAGGAAATACCCTTGGCTCGAAATGGTATCGTTCGGTCCGACGCTTCGCGGCGTTCACTCGCCCGACGAGCGTCTGGAGATCGCTTCGGTCGATAAGTTCTGGAAGCTGCTGACCGAGACGCTGAAGATGCTGGAGTAG